A stretch of DNA from Actinomycetota bacterium:
GGACCAGGTGCGGGAGGTCGTCCGCGAGGTCCTGTCGAGGCCGGAGTTCCGGCCGGCCGAACGGTCGCTGGTGGAGCGGATCTACGACTGGGTGCTGGAGGCGGTCGGGCGCCTGCTGGCGGCGCTCGGCGGGAGCGGGGCCGGCGGGATCGTCGGGCTGATCCTGCTGGCCTTGGTCCTGGTCGGGGTCGGGGTGGTGGTGGCCCGGTTCTCGCGGGGGCTGACGCCCAGCCCCGAGGTGTCGGCGGCGGTCCCGGGGATCCGGCGGCGGTCGGCGGCCGAGTGGCGCGCCGAGGCGGAGGCGCAGGAGCGGGCCGGCGCCTGGCGGGAGGCGGTCCGCTCCCGCTACCGGGCCCTGGTGGCCGACCTCGCCTCCCGTGGCCTGGTCGAGGAGGTGCCCGGCCGCACCGCCGGCGAGTACCGGCGCGAGGTCGGCCGCGCCCTGCCCGACGCCGCCGGCGACTTCGCCGGCGCCACCGAGCTGTTCGAGGTCGCCTGGTACGGCCGCTCCCCCACCGGCGCCCAGGAGGCAACCCACCTCCGCGACCTGTCCGACCGCGTCCTCCAGCGGGCCGGCTCGTGAGCGGGCGGGCCGGGGCCCGGACCGGGGTCGGGAGGGCGCTGCCGTGGGTGGCGGTCGTCCTGGGGGTGGCGCTGGTGGTGGCGGTCGCGGGGCGGGGGCCCGAGGAGGGCGAGCCGCTGGACCCGGGGTCGCCGGGGCCGCTGGGGACCAAGGCGCTGATGGACGTGCTGCGGGAGCTGGGCGGCGAGGTGGGCATCTCCTCCGACCCGCCCGGGAGCGCCGTCCAGACGACGCTGCTGCTCAGCGACGACCTCACCCCCGAACGGCGCCAGGACCTGCTCGAGTGGGTCCGGCAGGGCGGGACCCTGGTGGTGGCCGACCCCAGCTCCGGCGTGACCGAGGTCGAGCCGGCCGGCTCGACCCGCATCGGCCTGCTCGACGCCGAGATCGAACGGCGCTGCGACGTGGCCGCCCTGGGCAACGTGGGCCGGGTGGCGGCGCCCGGCGGGGTCGTGTTCGAGATCCCCGCGGGCCGGGGGGCGGCGGCCGGCACCCGGGCCTGCTTCCCCCGCAACGACGGCGCCTGGCTGCTGGTCCAGCCGCTCGGCCTCGGCACCGTCGTCCGCCTCGGCGGGGCCAGCGTGCTCGTCAACGAGGAGCTCGGCGAGGCCGACAACGGCCTGCTGCTGGCCAGCCTGCTGGTCCCGGCGCCGGGGACGGCCGTCCGGGTGCTGCGGCCGCCCCTGCCCGGCGGAGGGAACGCCGGGCTGGGCGACCTGGTCGCCCCCAGGGTGCGGCTGGCGCTGTGGCAGCTCGTCGTCGCCTTCGTCCTGCTCGCCCTCTGGCGGGCGCGCCGGCTGGGCCGGCCCGTGGCCGAGCCGCAGCCGGTCCAGCTCCCCGGGGCCGAGCTGGTCATGGCCGTCGGCAACCTGCTCCAGCGGGCCAAGGGGCGCGGCCAGGCGGCGCGCCTGCTCACCGACGACCTGCGCCGCTCGCTGACCGAGCGGCTGGGCCTGCCCCCGTCGGCCCCGCCCGACCTGGTGGCCGACACGGTCGCCGCCCGGACCGGGATCCCGCGCGAGCGGGTGCTCCGGGCCCTCAGCCCGGCCACGCCCCGCGACGAGGCCGAGCTCGTCGCCCTCAGCCAAGCCGTCGACACCGTCCGCCGGGAGGTCACCCGTGTCCGTTAGCACAGCGCAGCCGCAGGCGCCCCGGGCGGCGGTGCTCCGGGTCCGCGACGAGATCGCCAAGGCGGTCGTCGGCCAGGACGGGGCGGTGTCGGGGCTGGTCGCGGCCCTGCTCGTCCGGGGCCACGTGCTGCTGGAGGGCGTCCCCGGGGTGGCCAAGACGCTGCTGGTCAAGACCCTCGCCCGGACCCTCGACCTGGACTTCAAGCGGGTCCAGTTCACCCCCGACCTGATGCCGTCGGACGTGACCGGGCAGGTGATCTTCGAGCAGCGCGACGGCTCCTTCCGCTTCCGCCAGGGGCCGGTGTTCACCAA
This window harbors:
- a CDS encoding DUF4129 domain-containing protein, whose protein sequence is MPRPADRPPRSPALRPAAGLFLPAVVGLGQRQGDPRVPVQDPDQVREVVREVLSRPEFRPAERSLVERIYDWVLEAVGRLLAALGGSGAGGIVGLILLALVLVGVGVVVARFSRGLTPSPEVSAAVPGIRRRSAAEWRAEAEAQERAGAWREAVRSRYRALVADLASRGLVEEVPGRTAGEYRREVGRALPDAAGDFAGATELFEVAWYGRSPTGAQEATHLRDLSDRVLQRAGS
- a CDS encoding DUF4350 domain-containing protein, whose amino-acid sequence is MSGRAGARTGVGRALPWVAVVLGVALVVAVAGRGPEEGEPLDPGSPGPLGTKALMDVLRELGGEVGISSDPPGSAVQTTLLLSDDLTPERRQDLLEWVRQGGTLVVADPSSGVTEVEPAGSTRIGLLDAEIERRCDVAALGNVGRVAAPGGVVFEIPAGRGAAAGTRACFPRNDGAWLLVQPLGLGTVVRLGGASVLVNEELGEADNGLLLASLLVPAPGTAVRVLRPPLPGGGNAGLGDLVAPRVRLALWQLVVAFVLLALWRARRLGRPVAEPQPVQLPGAELVMAVGNLLQRAKGRGQAARLLTDDLRRSLTERLGLPPSAPPDLVADTVAARTGIPRERVLRALSPATPRDEAELVALSQAVDTVRREVTRVR